Part of the Elusimicrobiota bacterium genome is shown below.
TAAAAGAAGTAGAACAGAAAAGAGATAAAAAGGAAAGGTAAGAAATGAAGACAATTTACAGAAAATATTTTTTATTATTTTGTAGTATTGGCTTTCAATTATTTTTATCTACTGATTTATTTTCATATGACCGTATTAGAGCAGTAAATTATGCCGATACATGGGCATATAGTCGGAATACAGACAAATATTATGACTATGAAAATGTTGGCGGTGATTGCACTAATTTTGTTTCACAATGTTTAATAGCAGGTGGAATTCGTTTTGGTTCAGGACAGGCTTCTTATATTGACGATAAGGGGTGTATAATCAGGGTAGCAGATATGCCAGGTGCTTTACAAAATTTTCACGGTGCAACGATTAGTGTAAATACGATACCATCTAACCTTAAAGTTGGTGAT
Proteins encoded:
- a CDS encoding amidase domain-containing protein, which codes for MKTIYRKYFLLFCSIGFQLFLSTDLFSYDRIRAVNYADTWAYSRNTDKYYDYENVGGDCTNFVSQCLIAGGIRFGSGQASYIDDKGCIIRVADMPGALQNFHGATISVNTIPSNLKVGDVISLGDNEDPYIHTIFVVQPGNTADTLLVASHTDDSYGRPLQVYVDRGYTIFRYIQIPDSPIAKHVEIQQNYQIKYHGYHNYETNQLVVHISEIVGIGEIKLKIVFDT